A part of Pyrus communis unplaced genomic scaffold, drPyrComm1.1 SCAFFOLD_22, whole genome shotgun sequence genomic DNA contains:
- the LOC137724315 gene encoding DNA-binding protein RHL1 isoform X2: MARTSSSKKRKHEDDGGAEAEAEAEPEVAQRKRLKALAFSNNQLSEIPAKPRAPLTPSNGVLKQHGKDIVKKSQRKNKFLFSFPGLLAPIGGGKIGDLKDLDTKNPVLYLQFPQGQMKLFGTLVFPKNRYLTMQFPKGGKSVMCEDYFDNMIVFSNAWWIGTKDQNPEEAQLDFPKELTEGQHSEFDFQGGAGSTSAKKQSDSKNETTYVEEYSPHNKVEDNLSDEENNELMKATPVRHSARTAGKKFKFGEASSGDDSVESDTPSAEGEDKKVGRLDSSSGKHSSGKTDNLSFGHADIDNEDPMKGAQTPQQNEDSSLSEAKSKKESHSAFAGTTSKEDSHSNHGSLIQTTISTLFKKVEKKKVDSSMQSQVQLPSSQVHKTPKGPRKPASPKDSGQKPHQTDSRKKDAGPRKQAKTAKEKDAGGKGLAKKKKNEMGVEVERLKRRGKWFIRGHL; encoded by the exons ATGGCGCGGACCTCGTCATCGAAGAAGCGGAAACACGAAGATGATGGAGGGGCAGAGGCAGAGGCAGAGGCAGAACCTGAGGTGGCGCAGCGGAAGAGGCTCAAAGCCCTCGCCTTCTCCAACAACCAGCTCTCAGAGATCCCTGCAAAGCCCCGCGCGCCTCTCACACCTTCAAACGGTGTCCTTAAGCAGCATGGCAAGGACATTGTAAAGAAATCTCAGCGGAAGAACAagttcctcttctccttccctGGCCTCCTTGCCCCCATTGGAGGTGGTAAGATCGGCGACCTCAAGGATTTGGACACCAAGAACCCCGTCCTCTACCTCCAATTCCCTCAG GGTCAGATGAAGTTGTTTGGGACTCTTGTGTTCCCCAAGAACAGGTATCTGACAATGCAGTTCCCCAAGGGTGGAAAGAGTGTCATGTGCGAGGACTACTTCGATAATATG ATTGTATTTTCCAATGCTTGGTGGATTGGGACAAAAGATCAGAATCCCGAGGAAGCCCAACTTGATTTTCCTAAGGAATTGACTGAG GGACAACACTCTGAGTTCGACTTTCAAGGTGGCGCAGGTTCAACATCTGCCAAAAAGCAAAGTGATAGTAAAAATGAAACTACATATGTTGAAGAGTATTCCCCACATAACAAGGTTGAAGATAATTTATCAGATGAGGAAAACAATGAATTAATGAAGGCAACACCAGTTCGACATTCGGCAAGAACTGCAGGAAAAAAATTCAA GTTTGGAGAAGCTTCTTCTGGAGATGATTCTGTTGAAAGTGATACCCCCTCAGCTGAAGGAGAAGATAAAAAAGTTGGAAGACTTGATTCTTCATCCGGGAAGCACAGTAGTGGAA AGACTGACAATCTCAGCTTTGGACATGCAGACATTGATAATGAGGATCCTATGAAAGGAGCTCAAACTCCCCAGCAAAATGAAGATTCCTCTCTGTCCGAAGctaaatcaaagaaagagtCACATTCTGCCTTTGCTGGGACTACATCTAAAGAGGACTCTCATAGCAATCATGGTTCGCTCATTCAAACTACTATATCTACATTGTTTAAGAAAGTGGAGAAGAAg AAAGTGGACTCCAGCATGCAAAGTCAAGTACAGCTTCCCTCTTCACAGGTTCATAAAACACCAAAAGGCCCAAGGAAACCTGCATCTCCCAAAG ATTCTGGCCAGAAGCCGCACCAAACTGATTCAAGGAAGAAG gaTGCAGGACCCAGGAAACAGGCAAAAACTGCCAAGGAAAAGGATGcgg GGGGCAAAGGCCtggcaaagaagaaaaaaaatgag ATGGGGGTGGAGGTGGAAAGATTGAAAAGAAGAGGGAAGTGGTTTATCAGAGGGCATCTCTAG
- the LOC137724315 gene encoding DNA-binding protein RHL1 isoform X1 codes for MARTSSSKKRKHEDDGGAEAEAEAEPEVAQRKRLKALAFSNNQLSEIPAKPRAPLTPSNGVLKQHGKDIVKKSQRKNKFLFSFPGLLAPIGGGKIGDLKDLDTKNPVLYLQFPQGQMKLFGTLVFPKNRYLTMQFPKGGKSVMCEDYFDNMIVFSNAWWIGTKDQNPEEAQLDFPKELTEGQHSEFDFQGGAGSTSAKKQSDSKNETTYVEEYSPHNKVEDNLSDEENNELMKATPVRHSARTAGKKFKFGEASSGDDSVESDTPSAEGEDKKVGRLDSSSGKHSSGKTDNLSFGHADIDNEDPMKGAQTPQQNEDSSLSEAKSKKESHSAFAGTTSKEDSHSNHGSLIQTTISTLFKKVEKKKVDSSMQSQVQLPSSQVHKTPKGPRKPASPKDSGQKPHQTDSRKKDAGPRKQAKTAKEKDAGGKGLAKKKKNEVEEDDIEESTSQSQDTDLSDEDWAA; via the exons ATGGCGCGGACCTCGTCATCGAAGAAGCGGAAACACGAAGATGATGGAGGGGCAGAGGCAGAGGCAGAGGCAGAACCTGAGGTGGCGCAGCGGAAGAGGCTCAAAGCCCTCGCCTTCTCCAACAACCAGCTCTCAGAGATCCCTGCAAAGCCCCGCGCGCCTCTCACACCTTCAAACGGTGTCCTTAAGCAGCATGGCAAGGACATTGTAAAGAAATCTCAGCGGAAGAACAagttcctcttctccttccctGGCCTCCTTGCCCCCATTGGAGGTGGTAAGATCGGCGACCTCAAGGATTTGGACACCAAGAACCCCGTCCTCTACCTCCAATTCCCTCAG GGTCAGATGAAGTTGTTTGGGACTCTTGTGTTCCCCAAGAACAGGTATCTGACAATGCAGTTCCCCAAGGGTGGAAAGAGTGTCATGTGCGAGGACTACTTCGATAATATG ATTGTATTTTCCAATGCTTGGTGGATTGGGACAAAAGATCAGAATCCCGAGGAAGCCCAACTTGATTTTCCTAAGGAATTGACTGAG GGACAACACTCTGAGTTCGACTTTCAAGGTGGCGCAGGTTCAACATCTGCCAAAAAGCAAAGTGATAGTAAAAATGAAACTACATATGTTGAAGAGTATTCCCCACATAACAAGGTTGAAGATAATTTATCAGATGAGGAAAACAATGAATTAATGAAGGCAACACCAGTTCGACATTCGGCAAGAACTGCAGGAAAAAAATTCAA GTTTGGAGAAGCTTCTTCTGGAGATGATTCTGTTGAAAGTGATACCCCCTCAGCTGAAGGAGAAGATAAAAAAGTTGGAAGACTTGATTCTTCATCCGGGAAGCACAGTAGTGGAA AGACTGACAATCTCAGCTTTGGACATGCAGACATTGATAATGAGGATCCTATGAAAGGAGCTCAAACTCCCCAGCAAAATGAAGATTCCTCTCTGTCCGAAGctaaatcaaagaaagagtCACATTCTGCCTTTGCTGGGACTACATCTAAAGAGGACTCTCATAGCAATCATGGTTCGCTCATTCAAACTACTATATCTACATTGTTTAAGAAAGTGGAGAAGAAg AAAGTGGACTCCAGCATGCAAAGTCAAGTACAGCTTCCCTCTTCACAGGTTCATAAAACACCAAAAGGCCCAAGGAAACCTGCATCTCCCAAAG ATTCTGGCCAGAAGCCGCACCAAACTGATTCAAGGAAGAAG gaTGCAGGACCCAGGAAACAGGCAAAAACTGCCAAGGAAAAGGATGcgg GGGGCAAAGGCCtggcaaagaagaaaaaaaatgag GTTGAAGAGGATGATATTGAAGAAAGCACCTCACAATCGCAG GATACGGATCTTAGTGATGAAGATTGGGCTGCTTGA